Genomic window (Longimicrobiales bacterium):
CGTGGTTGCTGCGCGGCAGCAGCGCCGGGATTCAGGGCTGCTGCAAGTACGGCGAACGTCGTGTAACGGAGAGCGGCGAAAGGCTTCACGTGTGATCCCTGGCGGCAGATGAAACGAGGGCGCATTGCAGGTCGCGGGCACCGGCCCTGACTACACCCGCGCCACCCGTGCGAGGTCCTCGTCCTTGCCCGACACCAGCAGCGTGTCCGACTCCTTGAGCGGCGCGTCCGGGTCCGGCACCGTGGCGATCTCGTCGTGCAGCACGTCATGGATCGCCACGATCGCGATGCGGTGCTTGCGCGGCAGCTGCAGCTGCCGGAGCGAGCGACCGATCCACCGGTCGGGCACGGCCATTTCCTGGATGCTGAAGTCGTTGGCAAGGCGGACGTAGTTGAGCACGCTGCGCGATGAGATGCGCGCGCCGAGGCGCAGCCCGCTCTCGCGCTCCGGGAAGATCGTTTCCGTGGCGCCGATCTTCTGCATGACGCGCGCGTGGTCGCTGGACACGACTTTCACGTAGACCTCGTCGACGCCGAGGTCGTGCAGCGCGAGCGTCGCCAGTATGCTCGCCGTGATGTCCTCGCCCGTGCTCACGATCGCGGCGTCGGCGTCCCTGGCCCCGAGCCGCTCGAGCACGCGCGCATCACGACCGTCGCCCACGGCGGCGCGCGAGACGAACGGTGCGATGCGGTCGACCGCGTTCTCGCTCGTGTCGAGCGCGGCGACGTCGTGTCCCTGCTTGTGCAGCGCCTCGGCTGCGGCGGAACCGAAGTTCCCGAGTCCAACGACGATGAAGCGTTTCATCGATTCACCCTGTTGTGCTAGCCGACGGCGACGTCTTCGTACGCGTAACGGAAGTCCGTACCCGGTGTCGGGTTCCGGAGTGCGATCGCGGCGGCGAACGTCAGTGGTCCGACGCGACCGACGAACATCAGGACGATCGTGAGCAGCCGGCCGAACTCCGTGAGCTGCGGTGTCACGCCCATCGACAGGCCGACGGTGTTGAACGCGGAGACCGCCTCGAACATATACTCGAGAAAGCCGATGTCCGCGATGACGCCCGTCGCCGGCAGCTCGCTGGTCGTGTAAGCGAAGATCGCGAGCGTGACGAAGCCGAATGCGACGACGAACAGGCCGACCGCGCGCTGCACCGTCTCCTCCGGCACGGAGCGCCCCCAGATGCTGGCGGTATCGCGGCCGCGCAGTCGACTCCACGCGAGCAGGCCGATCAGCGCGATCGTCGTCGTCTTGAGGCCACCAGCCGTGGAGCCCGGTGAGCCGCCGATCATCATGAGCAGGATCGTGAGAAAGTCGGAGCGCACGCTCATCGCGCCGTAGTCGACGACGTTGAAGCCGGCGGTACGCGCGGTCACGCTCATGAACAGGCTGTTTGCCAGCTTGTCTCCCCTGGGCAGGTTCGCGAGCGTGGCCGACCACTCGAAGTAGGCAAACAGCGCCCAGCCGCC
Coding sequences:
- a CDS encoding TrkA family potassium uptake protein, yielding MKRFIVVGLGNFGSAAAEALHKQGHDVAALDTSENAVDRIAPFVSRAAVGDGRDARVLERLGARDADAAIVSTGEDITASILATLALHDLGVDEVYVKVVSSDHARVMQKIGATETIFPERESGLRLGARISSRSVLNYVRLANDFSIQEMAVPDRWIGRSLRQLQLPRKHRIAIVAIHDVLHDEIATVPDPDAPLKESDTLLVSGKDEDLARVARV